A region of Rhodamnia argentea isolate NSW1041297 chromosome 9, ASM2092103v1, whole genome shotgun sequence DNA encodes the following proteins:
- the LOC115753021 gene encoding exonuclease 1 isoform X1 has translation MGIQGLLPLLKSIMVPIHVKELEGCSVAVDTYSWLHKGALSCSKELCNGVPTTRHIEYCMHRVNLLRHYGVKPFLVFDGGLLPMKIEQENKRARSRKENLARAIEHESNGNSAAAYECYQKAVDITPSMAHELIQVLKQENISYVVAPYEADAQMTFLAVSKQVAAVITEDSDLIPFGCPRIIFKMDKFGQGVEFQYSKLQQNRELSFAGFTKQMILEMCILSGCDYLQSLPGMGLKTAHALIKKFRAYDKVIKHLKYTSGSVPPTYEELFRKAILTFQHQRVYDPISEAIVHLYDISNVADDELEFLGPSIPQHVARGIAEGDLDPFTKVPFQGRDVSAMVIEKTQYLKLFKPKGEKKKLDLPAQKNVLTKYFCSASLETKRDFKAPRATSNQSSPVDNLSQSFSEQDSEEALADMSHCQLSQPHEDEDGFTREIPEATESMESGALDEVGRPGVSLLQQSRLPIHKPCVSLKEHQPKSPIDRVDEKTRKEDKKHIVRSSYFKHQLVNETDRDKERNNPVGSDPTSVGETLCVKGIIIEKKTYPDDKGENVGVNSIEEKTRTDNREVIVRSSYVRHHAAKETNRHNGKENILVKCDLPISLGETDFRKRVITKGKISLDDVKQKVGVNGIDEKARRENRKVIIRSSYFKPQSANDIDKDDEKENIPVESDHPLSLGETDFLKGRVIKRKTFLDSTVENESSKQKRTHVEGSLVDDGDRAPGLDKSFMGSEEKFGADISHLGRYSDIAEKSLERFVSVISSFRFTGSGSRASGLRAPLKDVHNTCTDSRSTAVPDFSQFAYVAKNKMPMIPTRRS, from the exons ATGGGGATCCAGGGTCTTCTGCCGCTGTTGAAGTCGATCATGGTGCCGATCCACGTAAAGGAGCTGGAGGGCTGCTCCGTCGCCGTCGACACCTATTCTTGGCTCCACAAAGGCGCTCTCTCTTGCAGCAAGGAGCTCTGTAATGGCGTCCCCACCACCAG GCACATAGAGTACTGCATGCACAGAGTGAATTTGCTACGGCATTATGGAGTTAAACCATTTCTTGTTTTCGATGGAGGTCTCCTACCGATGAAAATTGAACAGGAGAACAAGCGTGCAAG GTCCAGGAAGGAAAATCTTGCTCGTGCTATTGAGCATGAGTCAAATGGAAATAGTGCTGCTGCTTATGAGTGCTATCAAAAAGCAGTAGACATCACGCCTTCCATGGCACACGAGCTAATCCAG GTCTTAAAGCAGGAGAACATTTCTTATGTTGTTGCCCCTTATGAGGCGGATGCTCAAATGACTTTCTTGGCAGTCAGTAAACAGGTCGCTGCCGTAATTACAGAGGACTCGGATCTTATACCATTTGGCTGTCCCAGA ataatctTCAAGATGGACAAGTTTGGCCAAGGTGTTGAGTTCCAGTACTCCAAGCTACAACAGAACAGGGAACTCAGTTTTGCTGGATTTACTAAGCAGATGATTCTTGAAATGTGCATATTGAGCGGTTGTGACTATTTGCAATCACTCCCTGGCATGGGTCTGAAAACAGCGCATGCACTCATCAAAAAATTCAGAGCTTATGATAAA GTGATTAAGCACTTGAAATATACCAGTGGTTCAGTTCCTCCAACTTATGAAGAGTTATTCCGAAAGGCCATTTTGACTTTCCAGCATCAAAGGGTCTATGATCCGATTAGTGAAGCCATTGTACATCTATATGATATATCAAATGTTGCTGATGATGAGTTGGAGTTCCTAGGACC GTCGATACCACAACATGTGGCCAGAGGTATTGCAGAAGGTGATCTTGATCCATTTACCAAGGTGCCATTTCAG GGCAGGGATGTTAGTGCCATGGTGATTGAGAAAACACAATATCTGAAACTTTTCAAGccaaaaggtgaaaagaagaAGCTAGACTTACCTGCGCAGAAGAATGTTctgacaaaatattttt GCTCGGCATCTCTCGAAACAAAGAGGGATTTCAAGGCTCCTAGGGCTACCTCTAACCAGTCAAGTCCAGTGGATAACCTTTCTCAGAGTTTCAGCGAACAAGATTCTGAGGAGGCTCTGGCTGATATGAGCCATTGTCAACTGTCTCAGCCCCATGAA GACGAAGATGGTTTCACACGAGAAATTCCAGAGGCAACAGAATCAATGGAAAGTG GTGCACTGGACGAGGTTGGAAGACCAGGAGTCTCGTTACTACAACAATCCAGGCTTCCGATTCATAAACCTTGTGTGTCATTGAAGGAGCATCAACCCAAAAGCCCTATAGACAGAGTCGAcgaaaaaacaaggaaagaggACAAAAAGCATATTGTAAGGAGTTCCTACTTTAAGCATCAGCTAGTGAATGAAACTGATAGAGACAAGGAGAGAAATAACCCGGTTGGAAGTGATCCCACAAGTGTAGGTGAGACTTTATGTGTGAAAGGAATTATCATAGAAAAGAAGACCTACCCTGATGACAAGGGCGAAAATGTAGGTGTAAACAGCATCgaggaaaaaacaagaacagaCAACAGAGAGGTCATCGTAAGGAGCTCTTATGTCAGGCATCATGCTGCGAAGGAAACTAATAGACATAACGGGAAAGAGAACATCCTGGTTAAATGTGATCTACCAATCAGTCTTGGTGAGACTGACTTTAGGAAGCGAGTGATCACAAAGGGGAAAATCTCCCTTGATGATGTAAAGCAAAAAGTAGGTGTAAATGGAATTGACGAAAAAGCAAGAAGAGAGAACAGAAAGGTTATTATAAGGAGCTCCTATTTCAAGCCTCAGTCTGCAAATGATATCGATAAagatgatgaaaaagaaaacatcccGGTTGAAAGTGATCATCCCCTCAGTCTAGGTGAGACTGACTTTTTGAAAGGTAGGGTCATCAAGAGGAAGACCTTCCTGGATAGCACAGTGGAAAAT GAGAGCTCAAAACAAAAGCGTACGCATGTGGAGGGTTCTCTTGTCGATGATG GTGATCGTGCCCCTGGATTAGACAAGTCATTCATGGGTTCTGAAGAAAAATTTGGAGCTGACATCTCCCATTTAGGCCGCTATTCTGACATAGCAGAAAAATCATTAGAGAGATTCGTCTCGGTAATATCGTCATTTAGATTCACCGGTTCTGGTTCTCGTGCCAGTGGTCTCCGTGCTCCTCTGAAGGATGTGCACAACACATGTACGGATAG TAGGTCTACTGCCGTCCCAGATTTCAGTCAATTTGCATATGTGGCGAAGAACAAGATGCCTATGATTCCAACCCGCAGGAGCTGA
- the LOC115753021 gene encoding exonuclease 1 isoform X3, translating into MGIQGLLPLLKSIMVPIHVKELEGCSVAVDTYSWLHKGALSCSKELCNGVPTTRHIEYCMHRVNLLRHYGVKPFLVFDGGLLPMKIEQENKRARSRKENLARAIEHESNGNSAAAYECYQKAVDITPSMAHELIQVLKQENISYVVAPYEADAQMTFLAVSKQVAAVITEDSDLIPFGCPRIIFKMDKFGQGVEFQYSKLQQNRELSFAGFTKQMILEMCILSGCDYLQSLPGMGLKTAHALIKKFRAYDKVIKHLKYTSGSVPPTYEELFRKAILTFQHQRVYDPISEAIVHLYDISNVADDELEFLGPSIPQHVARGIAEGDLDPFTKVPFQGRDVSAMVIEKTQYLKLFKPKGEKKKLDLPAQKNVLTKYFCSASLETKRDFKAPRATSNQSSPVDNLSQSFSEQDSEEALADMSHCQLSQPHEDEDGFTREIPEATESMESGALDEVGRPGVSLLQQSRLPIHKPCVSLKEHQPKSPIDRVDEKTRKEDKKHIVRSSYFKHQLVNETDRDKERNNPVGSDPTSVGETLCVKGIIIEKKTYPDDKGENVGVNSIEEKTRTDNREVIVRSSYVRHHAAKETNRHNGKENILVKCDLPISLGETDFRKRVITKGKISLDDVKQKVGVNGIDEKARRENRKVIIRSSYFKPQSANDIDKDDEKENIPVESDHPLSLGETDFLKGRVIKRKTFLDSTVENESSKQKRTHVEGSLVDDGDRAPGLDKSFMGSEEKFGADISHLGRYSDIAEKSLERFVSVISSFRFTGSGSRASGLRAPLKDVHNTCTDRSTAVPDFSQFAYVAKNKMPMIPTRRS; encoded by the exons ATGGGGATCCAGGGTCTTCTGCCGCTGTTGAAGTCGATCATGGTGCCGATCCACGTAAAGGAGCTGGAGGGCTGCTCCGTCGCCGTCGACACCTATTCTTGGCTCCACAAAGGCGCTCTCTCTTGCAGCAAGGAGCTCTGTAATGGCGTCCCCACCACCAG GCACATAGAGTACTGCATGCACAGAGTGAATTTGCTACGGCATTATGGAGTTAAACCATTTCTTGTTTTCGATGGAGGTCTCCTACCGATGAAAATTGAACAGGAGAACAAGCGTGCAAG GTCCAGGAAGGAAAATCTTGCTCGTGCTATTGAGCATGAGTCAAATGGAAATAGTGCTGCTGCTTATGAGTGCTATCAAAAAGCAGTAGACATCACGCCTTCCATGGCACACGAGCTAATCCAG GTCTTAAAGCAGGAGAACATTTCTTATGTTGTTGCCCCTTATGAGGCGGATGCTCAAATGACTTTCTTGGCAGTCAGTAAACAGGTCGCTGCCGTAATTACAGAGGACTCGGATCTTATACCATTTGGCTGTCCCAGA ataatctTCAAGATGGACAAGTTTGGCCAAGGTGTTGAGTTCCAGTACTCCAAGCTACAACAGAACAGGGAACTCAGTTTTGCTGGATTTACTAAGCAGATGATTCTTGAAATGTGCATATTGAGCGGTTGTGACTATTTGCAATCACTCCCTGGCATGGGTCTGAAAACAGCGCATGCACTCATCAAAAAATTCAGAGCTTATGATAAA GTGATTAAGCACTTGAAATATACCAGTGGTTCAGTTCCTCCAACTTATGAAGAGTTATTCCGAAAGGCCATTTTGACTTTCCAGCATCAAAGGGTCTATGATCCGATTAGTGAAGCCATTGTACATCTATATGATATATCAAATGTTGCTGATGATGAGTTGGAGTTCCTAGGACC GTCGATACCACAACATGTGGCCAGAGGTATTGCAGAAGGTGATCTTGATCCATTTACCAAGGTGCCATTTCAG GGCAGGGATGTTAGTGCCATGGTGATTGAGAAAACACAATATCTGAAACTTTTCAAGccaaaaggtgaaaagaagaAGCTAGACTTACCTGCGCAGAAGAATGTTctgacaaaatattttt GCTCGGCATCTCTCGAAACAAAGAGGGATTTCAAGGCTCCTAGGGCTACCTCTAACCAGTCAAGTCCAGTGGATAACCTTTCTCAGAGTTTCAGCGAACAAGATTCTGAGGAGGCTCTGGCTGATATGAGCCATTGTCAACTGTCTCAGCCCCATGAA GACGAAGATGGTTTCACACGAGAAATTCCAGAGGCAACAGAATCAATGGAAAGTG GTGCACTGGACGAGGTTGGAAGACCAGGAGTCTCGTTACTACAACAATCCAGGCTTCCGATTCATAAACCTTGTGTGTCATTGAAGGAGCATCAACCCAAAAGCCCTATAGACAGAGTCGAcgaaaaaacaaggaaagaggACAAAAAGCATATTGTAAGGAGTTCCTACTTTAAGCATCAGCTAGTGAATGAAACTGATAGAGACAAGGAGAGAAATAACCCGGTTGGAAGTGATCCCACAAGTGTAGGTGAGACTTTATGTGTGAAAGGAATTATCATAGAAAAGAAGACCTACCCTGATGACAAGGGCGAAAATGTAGGTGTAAACAGCATCgaggaaaaaacaagaacagaCAACAGAGAGGTCATCGTAAGGAGCTCTTATGTCAGGCATCATGCTGCGAAGGAAACTAATAGACATAACGGGAAAGAGAACATCCTGGTTAAATGTGATCTACCAATCAGTCTTGGTGAGACTGACTTTAGGAAGCGAGTGATCACAAAGGGGAAAATCTCCCTTGATGATGTAAAGCAAAAAGTAGGTGTAAATGGAATTGACGAAAAAGCAAGAAGAGAGAACAGAAAGGTTATTATAAGGAGCTCCTATTTCAAGCCTCAGTCTGCAAATGATATCGATAAagatgatgaaaaagaaaacatcccGGTTGAAAGTGATCATCCCCTCAGTCTAGGTGAGACTGACTTTTTGAAAGGTAGGGTCATCAAGAGGAAGACCTTCCTGGATAGCACAGTGGAAAAT GAGAGCTCAAAACAAAAGCGTACGCATGTGGAGGGTTCTCTTGTCGATGATG GTGATCGTGCCCCTGGATTAGACAAGTCATTCATGGGTTCTGAAGAAAAATTTGGAGCTGACATCTCCCATTTAGGCCGCTATTCTGACATAGCAGAAAAATCATTAGAGAGATTCGTCTCGGTAATATCGTCATTTAGATTCACCGGTTCTGGTTCTCGTGCCAGTGGTCTCCGTGCTCCTCTGAAGGATGTGCACAACACATGTACGGATAG GTCTACTGCCGTCCCAGATTTCAGTCAATTTGCATATGTGGCGAAGAACAAGATGCCTATGATTCCAACCCGCAGGAGCTGA
- the LOC115753021 gene encoding exonuclease 1 isoform X5: MGIQGLLPLLKSIMVPIHVKELEGCSVAVDTYSWLHKGALSCSKELCNGVPTTRHIEYCMHRVNLLRHYGVKPFLVFDGGLLPMKIEQENKRARSRKENLARAIEHESNGNSAAAYECYQKAVDITPSMAHELIQVLKQENISYVVAPYEADAQMTFLAVSKQVAAVITEDSDLIPFGCPRIIFKMDKFGQGVEFQYSKLQQNRELSFAGFTKQMILEMCILSGCDYLQSLPGMGLKTAHALIKKFRAYDKVIKHLKYTSGSVPPTYEELFRKAILTFQHQRVYDPISEAIVHLYDISNVADDELEFLGPSIPQHVARGIAEGDLDPFTKVPFQGRDVSAMVIEKTQYLKLFKPKGEKKKLDLPAQKNVLTKYFCSASLETKRDFKAPRATSNQSSPVDNLSQSFSEQDSEEALADMSHCQLSQPHEDEDGFTREIPEATESMESGALDEVGRPGVSLLQQSRLPIHKPCVSLKEHQPKSPIDRVDEKTRKEDKKHIVRSSYFKHQLVNETDRDKERNNPVGSDPTSVGETLCVKGIIIEKKTYPDDKGENVGVNSIEEKTRTDNREVIVRSSYVRHHAAKETNRHNGKENILVKCDLPISLGETDFRKRVITKGKISLDDVKQKVGVNGIDEKARRENRKVIIRSSYFKPQSANDIDKDDEKENIPVESDHPLSLGETDFLKGRVIKRKTFLDSTVENESSKQKRTHVEGSLVDDGDRAPGLDKSFMGSEEKFGADISHLGRYSDIAEKSLERFVSVISSFRFTGSGSRASGLRAPLKDVHNTCTDSQFAYVAKNKMPMIPTRRS; this comes from the exons ATGGGGATCCAGGGTCTTCTGCCGCTGTTGAAGTCGATCATGGTGCCGATCCACGTAAAGGAGCTGGAGGGCTGCTCCGTCGCCGTCGACACCTATTCTTGGCTCCACAAAGGCGCTCTCTCTTGCAGCAAGGAGCTCTGTAATGGCGTCCCCACCACCAG GCACATAGAGTACTGCATGCACAGAGTGAATTTGCTACGGCATTATGGAGTTAAACCATTTCTTGTTTTCGATGGAGGTCTCCTACCGATGAAAATTGAACAGGAGAACAAGCGTGCAAG GTCCAGGAAGGAAAATCTTGCTCGTGCTATTGAGCATGAGTCAAATGGAAATAGTGCTGCTGCTTATGAGTGCTATCAAAAAGCAGTAGACATCACGCCTTCCATGGCACACGAGCTAATCCAG GTCTTAAAGCAGGAGAACATTTCTTATGTTGTTGCCCCTTATGAGGCGGATGCTCAAATGACTTTCTTGGCAGTCAGTAAACAGGTCGCTGCCGTAATTACAGAGGACTCGGATCTTATACCATTTGGCTGTCCCAGA ataatctTCAAGATGGACAAGTTTGGCCAAGGTGTTGAGTTCCAGTACTCCAAGCTACAACAGAACAGGGAACTCAGTTTTGCTGGATTTACTAAGCAGATGATTCTTGAAATGTGCATATTGAGCGGTTGTGACTATTTGCAATCACTCCCTGGCATGGGTCTGAAAACAGCGCATGCACTCATCAAAAAATTCAGAGCTTATGATAAA GTGATTAAGCACTTGAAATATACCAGTGGTTCAGTTCCTCCAACTTATGAAGAGTTATTCCGAAAGGCCATTTTGACTTTCCAGCATCAAAGGGTCTATGATCCGATTAGTGAAGCCATTGTACATCTATATGATATATCAAATGTTGCTGATGATGAGTTGGAGTTCCTAGGACC GTCGATACCACAACATGTGGCCAGAGGTATTGCAGAAGGTGATCTTGATCCATTTACCAAGGTGCCATTTCAG GGCAGGGATGTTAGTGCCATGGTGATTGAGAAAACACAATATCTGAAACTTTTCAAGccaaaaggtgaaaagaagaAGCTAGACTTACCTGCGCAGAAGAATGTTctgacaaaatattttt GCTCGGCATCTCTCGAAACAAAGAGGGATTTCAAGGCTCCTAGGGCTACCTCTAACCAGTCAAGTCCAGTGGATAACCTTTCTCAGAGTTTCAGCGAACAAGATTCTGAGGAGGCTCTGGCTGATATGAGCCATTGTCAACTGTCTCAGCCCCATGAA GACGAAGATGGTTTCACACGAGAAATTCCAGAGGCAACAGAATCAATGGAAAGTG GTGCACTGGACGAGGTTGGAAGACCAGGAGTCTCGTTACTACAACAATCCAGGCTTCCGATTCATAAACCTTGTGTGTCATTGAAGGAGCATCAACCCAAAAGCCCTATAGACAGAGTCGAcgaaaaaacaaggaaagaggACAAAAAGCATATTGTAAGGAGTTCCTACTTTAAGCATCAGCTAGTGAATGAAACTGATAGAGACAAGGAGAGAAATAACCCGGTTGGAAGTGATCCCACAAGTGTAGGTGAGACTTTATGTGTGAAAGGAATTATCATAGAAAAGAAGACCTACCCTGATGACAAGGGCGAAAATGTAGGTGTAAACAGCATCgaggaaaaaacaagaacagaCAACAGAGAGGTCATCGTAAGGAGCTCTTATGTCAGGCATCATGCTGCGAAGGAAACTAATAGACATAACGGGAAAGAGAACATCCTGGTTAAATGTGATCTACCAATCAGTCTTGGTGAGACTGACTTTAGGAAGCGAGTGATCACAAAGGGGAAAATCTCCCTTGATGATGTAAAGCAAAAAGTAGGTGTAAATGGAATTGACGAAAAAGCAAGAAGAGAGAACAGAAAGGTTATTATAAGGAGCTCCTATTTCAAGCCTCAGTCTGCAAATGATATCGATAAagatgatgaaaaagaaaacatcccGGTTGAAAGTGATCATCCCCTCAGTCTAGGTGAGACTGACTTTTTGAAAGGTAGGGTCATCAAGAGGAAGACCTTCCTGGATAGCACAGTGGAAAAT GAGAGCTCAAAACAAAAGCGTACGCATGTGGAGGGTTCTCTTGTCGATGATG GTGATCGTGCCCCTGGATTAGACAAGTCATTCATGGGTTCTGAAGAAAAATTTGGAGCTGACATCTCCCATTTAGGCCGCTATTCTGACATAGCAGAAAAATCATTAGAGAGATTCGTCTCGGTAATATCGTCATTTAGATTCACCGGTTCTGGTTCTCGTGCCAGTGGTCTCCGTGCTCCTCTGAAGGATGTGCACAACACATGTACGGATAG TCAATTTGCATATGTGGCGAAGAACAAGATGCCTATGATTCCAACCCGCAGGAGCTGA
- the LOC115753021 gene encoding exonuclease 1 isoform X2, translated as MGIQGLLPLLKSIMVPIHVKELEGCSVAVDTYSWLHKGALSCSKELCNGVPTTRHIEYCMHRVNLLRHYGVKPFLVFDGGLLPMKIEQENKRARSRKENLARAIEHESNGNSAAAYECYQKAVDITPSMAHELIQVLKQENISYVVAPYEADAQMTFLAVSKQVAAVITEDSDLIPFGCPRIIFKMDKFGQGVEFQYSKLQQNRELSFAGFTKQMILEMCILSGCDYLQSLPGMGLKTAHALIKKFRAYDKVIKHLKYTSGSVPPTYEELFRKAILTFQHQRVYDPISEAIVHLYDISNVADDELEFLGPSIPQHVARGIAEGDLDPFTKVPFQGRDVSAMVIEKTQYLKLFKPKGEKKKLDLPAQKNVLTKYFCSASLETKRDFKAPRATSNQSSPVDNLSQSFSEQDSEEALADMSHCQLSQPHEDEDGFTREIPEATESMESGALDEVGRPGVSLLQQSRLPIHKPCVSLKEHQPKSPIDRVDEKTRKEDKKHIVRSSYFKHQLVNETDRDKERNNPVGSDPTSVGETLCVKGIIIEKKTYPDDKGENVGVNSIEEKTRTDNREVIVRSSYVRHHAAKETNRHNGKENILVKCDLPISLGETDFRKRVITKGKISLDDVKQKVGVNGIDEKARRENRKVIIRSSYFKPQSANDIDKDDEKENIPVESDHPLSLGETDFLKGRVIKRKTFLDSTVENESSKQKRTHVEGSLVDDGDRAPGLDKSFMGSEEKFGADISHLGRYSDIAEKSLERFVSVISSFRFTGSGSRASGLRAPLKDVHNTCTDRFQSICICGEEQDAYDSNPQELIVGSVF; from the exons ATGGGGATCCAGGGTCTTCTGCCGCTGTTGAAGTCGATCATGGTGCCGATCCACGTAAAGGAGCTGGAGGGCTGCTCCGTCGCCGTCGACACCTATTCTTGGCTCCACAAAGGCGCTCTCTCTTGCAGCAAGGAGCTCTGTAATGGCGTCCCCACCACCAG GCACATAGAGTACTGCATGCACAGAGTGAATTTGCTACGGCATTATGGAGTTAAACCATTTCTTGTTTTCGATGGAGGTCTCCTACCGATGAAAATTGAACAGGAGAACAAGCGTGCAAG GTCCAGGAAGGAAAATCTTGCTCGTGCTATTGAGCATGAGTCAAATGGAAATAGTGCTGCTGCTTATGAGTGCTATCAAAAAGCAGTAGACATCACGCCTTCCATGGCACACGAGCTAATCCAG GTCTTAAAGCAGGAGAACATTTCTTATGTTGTTGCCCCTTATGAGGCGGATGCTCAAATGACTTTCTTGGCAGTCAGTAAACAGGTCGCTGCCGTAATTACAGAGGACTCGGATCTTATACCATTTGGCTGTCCCAGA ataatctTCAAGATGGACAAGTTTGGCCAAGGTGTTGAGTTCCAGTACTCCAAGCTACAACAGAACAGGGAACTCAGTTTTGCTGGATTTACTAAGCAGATGATTCTTGAAATGTGCATATTGAGCGGTTGTGACTATTTGCAATCACTCCCTGGCATGGGTCTGAAAACAGCGCATGCACTCATCAAAAAATTCAGAGCTTATGATAAA GTGATTAAGCACTTGAAATATACCAGTGGTTCAGTTCCTCCAACTTATGAAGAGTTATTCCGAAAGGCCATTTTGACTTTCCAGCATCAAAGGGTCTATGATCCGATTAGTGAAGCCATTGTACATCTATATGATATATCAAATGTTGCTGATGATGAGTTGGAGTTCCTAGGACC GTCGATACCACAACATGTGGCCAGAGGTATTGCAGAAGGTGATCTTGATCCATTTACCAAGGTGCCATTTCAG GGCAGGGATGTTAGTGCCATGGTGATTGAGAAAACACAATATCTGAAACTTTTCAAGccaaaaggtgaaaagaagaAGCTAGACTTACCTGCGCAGAAGAATGTTctgacaaaatattttt GCTCGGCATCTCTCGAAACAAAGAGGGATTTCAAGGCTCCTAGGGCTACCTCTAACCAGTCAAGTCCAGTGGATAACCTTTCTCAGAGTTTCAGCGAACAAGATTCTGAGGAGGCTCTGGCTGATATGAGCCATTGTCAACTGTCTCAGCCCCATGAA GACGAAGATGGTTTCACACGAGAAATTCCAGAGGCAACAGAATCAATGGAAAGTG GTGCACTGGACGAGGTTGGAAGACCAGGAGTCTCGTTACTACAACAATCCAGGCTTCCGATTCATAAACCTTGTGTGTCATTGAAGGAGCATCAACCCAAAAGCCCTATAGACAGAGTCGAcgaaaaaacaaggaaagaggACAAAAAGCATATTGTAAGGAGTTCCTACTTTAAGCATCAGCTAGTGAATGAAACTGATAGAGACAAGGAGAGAAATAACCCGGTTGGAAGTGATCCCACAAGTGTAGGTGAGACTTTATGTGTGAAAGGAATTATCATAGAAAAGAAGACCTACCCTGATGACAAGGGCGAAAATGTAGGTGTAAACAGCATCgaggaaaaaacaagaacagaCAACAGAGAGGTCATCGTAAGGAGCTCTTATGTCAGGCATCATGCTGCGAAGGAAACTAATAGACATAACGGGAAAGAGAACATCCTGGTTAAATGTGATCTACCAATCAGTCTTGGTGAGACTGACTTTAGGAAGCGAGTGATCACAAAGGGGAAAATCTCCCTTGATGATGTAAAGCAAAAAGTAGGTGTAAATGGAATTGACGAAAAAGCAAGAAGAGAGAACAGAAAGGTTATTATAAGGAGCTCCTATTTCAAGCCTCAGTCTGCAAATGATATCGATAAagatgatgaaaaagaaaacatcccGGTTGAAAGTGATCATCCCCTCAGTCTAGGTGAGACTGACTTTTTGAAAGGTAGGGTCATCAAGAGGAAGACCTTCCTGGATAGCACAGTGGAAAAT GAGAGCTCAAAACAAAAGCGTACGCATGTGGAGGGTTCTCTTGTCGATGATG GTGATCGTGCCCCTGGATTAGACAAGTCATTCATGGGTTCTGAAGAAAAATTTGGAGCTGACATCTCCCATTTAGGCCGCTATTCTGACATAGCAGAAAAATCATTAGAGAGATTCGTCTCGGTAATATCGTCATTTAGATTCACCGGTTCTGGTTCTCGTGCCAGTGGTCTCCGTGCTCCTCTGAAGGATGTGCACAACACATGTACGGATAG ATTTCAGTCAATTTGCATATGTGGCGAAGAACAAGATGCCTATGATTCCAACCCGCAGGAGCTGATCGTGGGCAGTGTATTCTGA